The following proteins come from a genomic window of Primulina eburnea isolate SZY01 unplaced genomic scaffold, ASM2296580v1 ctg536_ERROPOS2741112+, whole genome shotgun sequence:
- the LOC140821352 gene encoding uncharacterized protein, whose translation MEALLCRKIGDPTVEPDGAENSALTISTGHPIPQLNSPTAVRIRVRATSLNFANYLQILGQYQEKPPLPFIPGSDYSGTVDIVGPSVTKFKIGDPVCSFTGLGSFAQFIVADESELYLVPEGCDLVAAGALPVAYGTSHVALVHRAQLQAGQVLLVLGAAGGVGVSAVQIGKVCGATVIAIARGEEKVQFLKSLGVDHAVDLSKENVTESVKGFLKARKLKGIDVLYDPVGGKLTKETLKLLSWGANILVIGFASGEVPVIPANIALVKNWTVHGLYWGSYRIHRPQVLEDSLKELLSWLARGLITIKISHTLRLREANLAFAALKDRKAIGKVLIEFSDVKDTRAKL comes from the exons ATGGAAGCTTTACTGTGTAGAAAAATCGGCGACCCAACTGTCGAGCCTGATGGCGCGGAGAATTCGGCGCTTACTATTTCTACGGGGCACCCGATTCCACAGCTCAACTCGCCGACGGCGGTTCGAATCCGAGTCAGAGCAACGAGCTTAAACTTCGCGAATTACCTTCAAATCTTAGGCCAATATCAAGAGAAGCCCCCGCTTCCCTTCATTCCGGGCTCCGATTACTCGGGAACCGTTGATATTGTGGGGCCCAGTGTAACTAAGTTCAAAATTGGTGACCCCGTTTGCTCTTTCACTGGCCTCGGCTCTTTCGCCCAATTCATCGTCGCCGATGAATCCGAATT ATATCTAGTGCCCGAAGGATGCGACTTGGTTGCTGCTGGAGCTCTACCGGTAGCATATGGAACATCTCATGTGGCACTTGTTCATAGAGCTCAACTGCAGGCTGGACAG GTCTTGCTGGTTCTCGGTGCGGCAGGGGGAGTTGGAGTTTCTGCGGTGCAAATTGGCAAGGTCTGTGGTGCCACTGTTATCGCCATTGCTAG GGGAGAAGAGAAGGTACAATTTCTGAAGTCATTAGGTGTGGATCATGCTGTTGATTTGAGCAAAGAAAACGTCACTGAGAGTGTCAAGGGATTTCTGAAGGCAAGGAAGCTGAAAGGGATCGATGTTTTGTATGATCCAGTTGGAGGCAAACTGACGAAAGAAACCTTGAAGTTGTTGAGCTGGGGAGCAAATATCTTGGTTATTGGGTTTGCAAGTGGAGAAGTTCCCGTAATCCCCGCAAATATTGCACTTGTTAAG AATTGGACCGTTCATGGGCTCTACTGGGGAAGCTATAGAATTCATCGACCCCAGGTTCTCGAAGATTCATTGAAGGAGCTGCTATCTTGGTTGGCTAGGGGACTAATTACGATCAAGATTTCTCATACTCTCAGGCTGAGGGAG GCAAATCTTGCTTTCGCAGCCCTTAAGGATAGGAAAGCGATTGGGAAGGTGTTGATTGAGTTCAGTGATGTGAAAGATACAAGGGCTAAGCTTTAA
- the LOC140821348 gene encoding uncharacterized protein: protein MAKTWIEISLISARGLRRTSSLWKLQWFAVGWIDPDNKYCTKIDASGTGNPVWNTKFTTAIDHPKDGSGFQDLVLHVEVRSREPIFLGERLQGTATVVLKEFLEKYNVGESDAISKPVEEIGSFQLRKRNSNKCRGFVDVSIRVSEEREEHAGSSTSGGHQDFGGINLNIGPAPSQNHPSFGGQNHATTGGATYPPPPTQPPNVGYRPAMPMSPFPPRTEINSQLSFASMASSVSPQGRTGPGFGTGLGAGALAAGAVIFGDDFLSGFSHLGDLRSARLN, encoded by the exons ATGGCGAAAACTTGGATCGAAATCAGCCTGATTTCCGCCCGGGGATTGCGGCGCACGTCCTCTTTGTGGAAGCTGCAGTGGTTCGCCGTCGGATGGATTGATCCAGACAACAAATATTGCACCAAGATCGATGCTTCAG GCACTGGTAATCCCGTATGGAATACCAAATTCACGACGGCGATTGATCATCCAAAAGACGGATCGGGTTTCCAGGATTTGGTACTTCACGTTGAAGTTCGCAGCCGGGAGCCAATCTTTCTTGGAGAGAGGCTTCAGGGAACTGCCACAGTTGTGTTGAAAGAGTTTCTGGAGAAGTATAATGTTGGTGAATCTGATGCGATTTCAAAGCCCGTCGAGGAAATCGGGAGCTTCCAGCTGAGGAAAAGGAATTCGAATAAATGTCGAGGGTTTGTTGATGTTTCGATTAGGGTTTCTGAAGAAAGGGAAGAGCATGCAGGTTCATCGACTTCAG GTGGCCATCAAGATTTCGGTGGAATTAACCTTAATATTGGCCCCGCACCTTCACAAAACCACCCCTCCTTTGGTGGACAAAACCACGCTACCACTGGCGGAGCCACCTATCCTCCGCCTCCAACACAGCCGCCAAATGTCGGATATAGGCCGGCCATGCCCATGTCCCCGTTTCCTCCAAGAACTGAGATTAATTCACAGCTGAGTTTCGCAAGCATGGCTTCTTCAGTTTCACCTCAAGGGCGAACTGGACCTGGATTTGGAACCGGACTAGGGGCCGGAGCATTGGCGGCCGGGGCTGTGATCTTCGGTGACGATTTCTTGTCGGGGTTCAGTCATCTTGGCGATTTACGAAGTGCTAGACTTAATTAA